The Spodoptera frugiperda isolate SF20-4 chromosome 8, AGI-APGP_CSIRO_Sfru_2.0, whole genome shotgun sequence DNA segment GAAAAACCCACTCTTTAACTCATAAATATAGTCTTCTCTCGCCTGGGATAAACTTCTTTTTACATTGGCAAAGTATGCAACTTCCGACATATGTAAGTTCTTGCTAAAACCCACCAGTCGATTTGGCGAAAACCGTCCCTTCCATAGCTTTTCTTTGTTGAACAGATAAACTTCAAATGAATCAGACTGCCACCCAACCATTAGATAACAAGGATCCCCTTgtactattatttttgtaacggtGATTGCTTCGTCTAAATccataattaaacttttatcatttcttatacttataatttttacaGCAGGGCCATTTTGATGTTATATGCAAGCCTAgtcaaacattatttatttattttccattccATGTTGAAGaatgatatttttgtacacttatttattttgacaaggcATACGTTGACACATTGTGCTTCCCTACATTGTGcttccctatacttattatactctttgaatTGTACTTCTTTCAGGTGCCAAAAACAAGAATTGATGTAGGACGATTGCAAACtcgacgaactccgtttcggCACTAATGATTTTCCGTTTTCCtacttttctcttaattttttcctgaattgctataaacctcacggtgCTCGAtacctttccatcgaatgcaaaaccgtggcaATCGGTTCGTGCAATCaggagttatagcatcaggaaggaacatccgacttatttttatattatagactagaaAACCCgtcgaactccgtttcgccaccaatggtGTTCCCAGTTTTCCTGCTTTATCTTGATTTTTTCTGTATtgtctttgctataaacctcacgaagcccgagaccttttcaacaaatgcaaaaccatggaaatcggttcgtgcgttttggagttatagcgtcaggaaggaaaacccaacttatttttatattatatattacaaaaaatcaGAGGGTTTTGATTAAGCATTGTTCCACAATATATTCAATGACTTTGTTGTACGGAAAAATAACATGTCGTTTCTGAACGTTTTTCACCTCATCGGATGACAGCTTTAGTAAATGTCGAAGTCAAAAATTATAaccttaaaaaagtaaaatactgtttatattgtgtggttgtttttatttgttattttgtgaatataaaCAAATAGTCTTACAATGAGCAGTAGTGATGAATCCGACCAACATTCTAGTGCTGAGGAGCAGGATGAGGAAAGGGTAAGTTGGGATAttaaagatatattaatttgtatagggtaaataaagattttactCATGTTTACTTCATTCATTTTCAGACTGAAATTAGATCACAGTTATCAACGCTATCATTTGAGGaattacaaaaactaaaagAGAAAATCGGTGCCAAAGTGTACAAAGAAGCATTGTTTGGTAAAAAACCAGAGAGAGATGCTCCAAAAGTATTtaaaagggaaaataaaaatagaccaCGTGAGATGAGCTCTAAGAAGCCTGTGCGCATGCTGCAAGCTATACCAACTGTCAAGAAGAAAGAAATTCGTGACCCAAGGTTTGTagattatacatacatacatacatatcgtcacgccccgaaggggtaagcagaggtgcacattatggcacgtaaagtcactgtacaatgcacacccacttttcataatttatgttgtaagtcccatgtaataggtggtgagcctattgccatataccgggcacatttccagactccgtgctaccactgagaaattttcgaaaaaccgaaaaaagcccagtaatacttcgcccgacccgggaatcgaacccgagaccccttgcccggcagtcgcacttgcaaccactcggccaacgaggcagttgtaGATTATAGTTACagataattaaagttaaaagcaatcattttcattggtacacatctATGGTTGCAATGCAGTGCAGTAAGAAACTGtttattatatggaaagatgcatgctattgatgacttccctactatcaatacatcatatactcgagctgtgcaccTTTCTCACACAGCTccttagcttagtatcagtggaaacaaatacatagtttcacagcttagctattagatcttcgtagcatagctacataacatcTCTGGTGCAAAAAGCACCCATGACAATGGAAGGAGGAAAAGGAATGGAGAGGACACTTCCTAGAAAATTTATACcacattaaacaaacaaacacttgtACAAAAAATCATGAACTtttcttaaaacaataacatttacaGATTTGACCCTCTCTGCGGTGAATTCGACAAGAAACAGTTTGCTGAAGACTATAATTTTCTGTCAGATATCCGTATAAAAGACATAAAGGCTATTAGAGCCGAACTGAAAGAAACTACGGACCCTGAAAGACAGTTGAAGCTACGGAGACTACTGCAGAGATTGAATGACCAGCACAAACACACGAAGAGGAGTAAGGTGGAGAAAGAAGCAGTGGAGAAGAATAGAGAACAGGTTGAACAAGAGTTTAGGGCAGGAAAACAGCCGCACTTTAAGAATAaatgtaagttatttattattaaactggcTTCTGTCTGCCATATTGCCTGTATTTCTAGGATGAAAAGTACACCATGTGTTTGTTCTTTAGAATTATACTATTTTAGAATTTTGATTAAATGAACACTTTTTAAGTTTACTGGGTTACAGTATATTGTTGAGTTTTGGGATATCCTTTATATATTTAATCTCTGAATGCGTGAACGGCAATGAAAATACATGTTACCTACACTTGTGAACAGTTGTGTCATGAGTTCGAATAATACTATTCCATATGCCATGacactgaaaaataataaaatggaataattatacgcaacgtcacgccttttacgcCATTACAGCGTGTAatatcgctatacaatgtacactcactattcaccatttgtgttttaagtcccatctAATATAAGGTGAGCCTATTGGTATATActgcacaattccaggctccatgctacaactgagaaattttggagaaaccgaaaaaaaacccagtaatactttgcccgaccaggGAATAGAtagaacctgagaccccttgtctggcaatGAACACTcgataaacaaaacaatcaaatggaataattattaagtgtATTTTGCAAAAATGGTGACTAATAAACTGATATTCGTTGATTGCAGCTGAACAACGAGTAGAAGCACTAGTGAAGCAGTACGAGGAACTGAAGAAGGAAGGTTCTGGAAGGATCCAGCGCCATCTCAAGCGGAGACAGCAGAAAGTTAAGAAACGATCCTTTAAGGCACCAACTGGTGTcagttaaatatgtaaatagagcaataaaatgtacaattaCCCCAAGTCCAATAATTTTTTTCGTGTTACCTTATTttacattgttatattttttaatgtttttgcgATAGgttcacgtattttttattagaatacGGCGCCACGCTCATATCAAAAATACACGACAAAATTGTATTCCAATATTTAGCTCTACTTGTGATTTAAATCTTTTTCATACTGTGTATTATTTGCCATGCCCAGTTGTAACACAGTTGTTTGCCCactttaagtatatttttgtttaaaaatcagACGATTAGTTAGGGAACATGATGTGATATTCCCTAATTTTAGAAAAGGCATGAGCATCTTGCTATGTTGTCATACCAAATTTTGCTTTTATGGACTCTCTTGTCACCGTCGGGAAGTaggtgaaataaaatacacattcttattaaataaatctttaatattaaactttaaatcaTAAATACACTATCAGAGTCATGTGCCAATTAACTAATCAAACCTAACAAGTCACTGCATATGGATGTTTGATGAAGTATGTGTGCATGGTGATGACTCCAGGAGAGTCTGCCATGTCGTACATACACTGGGGTCCTCTGGGAACGATAGCCTGggaaaaacaacaattattattgacACAAGAAATGATAACGCAACATGCAAGGAGTTacaagttgtgtg contains these protein-coding regions:
- the LOC118275828 gene encoding ribosomal RNA processing protein 36 homolog, with the translated sequence MSSSDESDQHSSAEEQDEERTEIRSQLSTLSFEELQKLKEKIGAKVYKEALFGKKPERDAPKVFKRENKNRPREMSSKKPVRMLQAIPTVKKKEIRDPRFDPLCGEFDKKQFAEDYNFLSDIRIKDIKAIRAELKETTDPERQLKLRRLLQRLNDQHKHTKRSKVEKEAVEKNREQVEQEFRAGKQPHFKNKSEQRVEALVKQYEELKKEGSGRIQRHLKRRQQKVKKRSFKAPTGVS